The proteins below come from a single Cervus elaphus chromosome 4, mCerEla1.1, whole genome shotgun sequence genomic window:
- the LOC122692757 gene encoding octapeptide-repeat protein T2-like, whose translation MERGGEKTRGGDKVPRFRGKVTTEKALTDKAAPARNEEVQGAERARSERKANGEESSRGKETVSTEKGRGHRRGRGKERAWEDHLPQDEGGGRVDKGRDKAQKLSEGQATGEKSKRGQGKRWGVGKAQRWSQEQEHRRSREQEQARSQEREQERDVEQEQARSQEREQERNLEQEQDRSQEQK comes from the exons ATGGAAAGAGGTGGTGAGAAGACGAGGGGAGGAGACAAGGTACCGCGGTTCAGGGGGAAAGTGACGACCGAGAAAGCGCTGACAGACAAGGCAGCGCCGGCAAGGAACGAGGAGGTGCAGGGCGCAGAGAGGGCGCGGAGCGAGCGGAAGGCCAACGGCGAGGAGAGTTCCCGAGGCAAAGAAACGGTCTCCACCGAGAAGGGGCGGGGTCATAGGAGGGGGCGGGGCAAGGAACGGGCTTGGGAAGACCACCTCCCCCAGGATGAGGGGGGAGGGCGGGTCGATAAGGGGAGGGACAAGGCGCAGAAGCTGAGCGAGGGGCAAGCTACAGGCGAGAAATCGAAGCGAGGACAGGGGAAGAGGTGGGGCGTGGGGAAGGCGCAG AGGTGGAGCCAGGAGCAAGAGCACAGGCGGAGCCGGGAGCAAGAGCAGGCGAGAAGCCAGGAGCGAGAGCAGGAGAGGGACGTGGAGCAAGAACAGGCGAGAAGCCAGGAGCGAGAGCAGGAGAGGAACCTGGAGCAAGAACAGGACCGGAGCCAGGAGCAAAAGTAG